In Campylobacter vulpis, a genomic segment contains:
- the pglI gene encoding GalNAc(5)-diNAcBac-PP-undecaprenol beta-1,3-glucosyltransferase: MKLSIIIATYNRAELLKKAVRSVLRQDFKEYEIIISDDNSNDGTKELVEDLQKEDSRIKYVLNTRYKQGPNGNKNNGLDYASGEFIGFLDDDDEMLEGTLSLLMQKANEGYSHIFGNCVIEKDGILSEEFSGKGLNEDCEVSKKEFLMQKFHGEFLSIFKKSLLKNQRFNEDFYGNEATLWVHLYDEKSFYIHKALRIYRIKREDSVTLGAQKHAFRVYLGYLELAKILENELKNDEDYRAVCANYYKMAAYYAKFANEYQKMYVCLLKSLRIKFNAPALILLFLSIVPRGVVANLSKLRVALCKN; encoded by the coding sequence ATGAAACTTTCTATCATCATCGCCACTTATAATAGGGCAGAACTTTTAAAAAAGGCAGTTAGGAGCGTTTTAAGGCAGGATTTTAAAGAGTATGAAATCATCATTAGCGATGATAATTCAAATGACGGCACAAAAGAGCTTGTAGAGGATTTACAAAAAGAGGATAGTCGCATTAAGTATGTGCTAAATACTCGCTATAAACAAGGTCCTAATGGAAATAAAAATAACGGGCTTGATTATGCAAGTGGCGAATTTATAGGCTTTTTAGATGATGACGATGAAATGCTTGAAGGAACGCTAAGTCTTTTAATGCAAAAAGCAAATGAGGGTTATTCGCATATTTTTGGTAATTGTGTGATAGAAAAAGATGGGATTTTAAGCGAGGAGTTTAGCGGCAAGGGCTTAAATGAAGATTGTGAAGTGAGCAAGAAAGAATTTTTAATGCAAAAATTCCACGGCGAATTTTTAAGCATTTTTAAAAAATCTTTGCTTAAAAATCAGCGTTTTAATGAGGATTTTTATGGTAATGAAGCCACACTTTGGGTGCATTTGTATGATGAAAAGAGCTTTTATATCCATAAGGCTTTACGCATTTACCGCATTAAAAGAGAAGATAGCGTAACCTTGGGTGCACAAAAACACGCCTTTAGGGTATATCTTGGCTATTTAGAACTTGCAAAAATTTTAGAAAATGAACTTAAAAATGATGAGGATTATAGGGCGGTGTGTGCGAATTATTACAAAATGGCGGCGTATTATGCAAAATTTGCAAATGAGTATCAAAAAATGTATGTGTGTTTATTGAAAAGCTTAAGGATTAAGTTTAATGCTCCTGCTTTGATTTTATTATTTTTAAGCATAGTGCCAAGGGGCGTGGTGGCGAATTTATCAAAATTAAGGGTGGCTTTATGCAAAAATTAG
- the pglJ gene encoding N-acetylgalactosamine-N,N'-diacetylbacillosaminyl-diphospho-undecaprenol 4-alpha-N-acetylgalactosaminyltransferase, with translation MQKLAIFIYSLGSGGAERVVATLVPLLRLYFEVHLVLMNEKISYDIEDCHLHFLEKSSPNENALLKFIKLPFLALKYKKLCENLGIDTEFVFLNRPNYIALMARLFGSKTRLVINECTTPSVMYAKNNFNALANKLLIKFLYPKADLILPNSKGNREDLISHFNIALEKCELLYNAVDLEAIELKMKEEISLKEPFILSVGRLDKGKNHALLIRAFSKLKTNLKLVILGEGVLREELESLVLELGLEDRVLLLGFDNNPYKYMAKCEFFAFASVFEGFSNVLIEALACGCAVVCTEHQSGALELFGRDEFGLLVEVGSENSMLQGLKTMLENDTLRTAYKKKAKMRALEFDKVKIARVALKYLMGTK, from the coding sequence ATGCAAAAATTAGCAATTTTTATCTATTCTTTAGGTAGTGGAGGGGCTGAAAGGGTTGTGGCAACCTTAGTTCCGCTTTTAAGACTTTATTTTGAAGTGCATCTTGTTTTGATGAATGAGAAAATTTCTTATGATATAGAGGATTGTCATTTGCATTTTTTAGAAAAATCAAGCCCCAATGAAAATGCTTTGTTAAAATTCATCAAATTACCTTTTTTAGCCTTAAAATATAAAAAGCTTTGTGAGAATTTGGGTATAGATACAGAATTTGTCTTTTTAAATCGCCCTAATTATATCGCTTTAATGGCGCGTTTGTTTGGCTCTAAAACGCGTTTGGTTATTAATGAATGCACCACGCCTAGTGTGATGTATGCGAAAAATAATTTCAACGCTTTGGCAAATAAGCTTTTAATTAAGTTTTTATATCCTAAGGCGGATTTGATTTTACCCAATTCTAAGGGGAATAGAGAGGATTTAATCAGCCATTTTAACATAGCTTTGGAAAAATGCGAATTGCTTTATAATGCTGTGGATTTAGAGGCTATTGAATTAAAAATGAAAGAAGAAATTTCACTTAAAGAACCTTTTATCTTAAGCGTGGGGAGACTTGATAAGGGGAAAAATCACGCTCTTTTAATCCGTGCCTTTTCTAAACTTAAGACAAATTTAAAACTTGTGATTTTGGGTGAGGGCGTTTTAAGGGAGGAGCTTGAAAGTCTTGTTTTGGAGCTTGGTTTAGAAGATAGGGTTTTGTTACTGGGTTTTGATAATAATCCTTACAAATATATGGCAAAATGTGAATTTTTCGCTTTTGCTTCCGTATTTGAGGGCTTTTCTAATGTGCTAATTGAGGCTTTAGCTTGCGGTTGTGCTGTGGTTTGCACCGAGCATCAAAGTGGGGCTTTAGAGCTTTTTGGGCGTGATGAATTTGGACTTTTGGTTGAGGTGGGTAGTGAAAATTCTATGTTGCAAGGCTTAAAAACGATGCTAGAAAATGACACATTAAGAACAGCTTATAAAAAAAAGGCTAAAATGAGAGCTTTAGAATTTGATAAGGTCAAAATCGCAAGAGTGGCTTTAAAATACTTAATGGGGACAAAATGA
- a CDS encoding STT3 domain-containing protein, translated as MKNEAVKNANLRLVFFILLAFGFSVLCRFYWIYWASDFNEYFFNNQLMISSNDGYTFAEGARDKIAGFHQENDLSFINSSLSILTYVLYKITPFSFESIILYMSVFFSSLIVVPLILIANELKRPLMGLFAAFLASIAKSYYNRTMAGYYDTDMLAIVLPMFILYFFIRLILRKDDISLLALPFFMGLYLWWYPSSYTLNVAFIALFVLFVFVFYRKERSFYIAALLCAITLSNIAWFYQSATIVLLFAFFMLKNSLFNFKFIVLLALGVLIFLAFSGGIDPILYQLKFYLLRSDESASLARGFAYFNVNLTIQEVESIDLSTFMQRISGSELVFLLSFFGFLWLLKKHKVMLLTLPMLLLGFLALRGGLRFTIYAVPIMALGFGFLSVQLLSLIQKMRPLKEARKLRIFFYAVFPLFVLLLGVYFYLSQSAIYESMGVEFQKSFVSFFIEDSLLFSLLILMIFTPLVFELLWRKKDIRFVCSFYIMGVLLFSLWANLSHIYNYRAHTVFSYNEAAILDSLKDRVSREDYVVAWWDYGYPIRYYSDVKTLADGGKHLGKDNFFPSFVLSQNPRAAANMARLSVEYTEKGFKTPYNDLLEAMMKDYNFNNVNLFLAALAKRDFEIQTPKTRDIYIYMPARMAAIFGTVASFSHMSLETGELENPFVYSVAYYLGNEDGKLVLSNNMLLHSDFRSFDLNGKNYAINSLVEFTSVQQKYYSVVEIDKNAKYYLFHIKDANIPNVQFILMDKAMYESAFVQMFFFGKYDESLYELIVDSKEAKVYKLKL; from the coding sequence ATGAAAAATGAGGCTGTGAAAAATGCGAATTTGAGGCTAGTATTTTTTATTTTACTAGCTTTTGGTTTTAGTGTTTTATGTCGCTTTTATTGGATTTATTGGGCGAGTGATTTTAACGAGTATTTTTTTAATAATCAGCTTATGATAAGCTCAAATGACGGCTACACTTTCGCAGAGGGTGCTAGAGATAAGATAGCGGGCTTTCATCAAGAAAATGATTTAAGCTTTATCAATTCCTCTCTTTCTATCTTAACTTATGTGCTTTATAAAATCACGCCTTTTAGTTTTGAAAGCATTATTTTATATATGAGTGTATTTTTTTCTTCGCTTATAGTTGTGCCTTTGATTTTAATTGCTAATGAGCTTAAACGCCCTTTAATGGGACTTTTTGCGGCATTTTTAGCAAGCATTGCAAAAAGTTATTATAATCGCACGATGGCAGGTTATTATGATACAGATATGTTAGCCATTGTGCTTCCTATGTTTATTTTATATTTTTTCATCAGGCTTATTTTAAGAAAAGATGACATTTCTCTACTTGCTTTGCCATTTTTTATGGGGCTTTATCTTTGGTGGTATCCCTCAAGCTATACTTTAAATGTCGCTTTTATCGCACTTTTTGTGCTTTTTGTTTTTGTATTTTATAGAAAAGAAAGATCTTTTTATATAGCTGCACTTTTATGTGCCATTACTCTTTCAAATATTGCTTGGTTTTATCAAAGTGCTACCATTGTCTTACTTTTTGCCTTTTTTATGCTGAAAAACTCATTGTTTAATTTTAAATTTATCGTGCTTTTGGCTTTGGGAGTTTTGATTTTTTTAGCTTTTAGTGGGGGGATTGACCCTATTTTGTATCAGCTTAAATTTTATCTTTTAAGAAGTGATGAGAGTGCAAGTTTAGCGCGTGGTTTTGCGTATTTTAATGTAAATTTAACCATACAAGAGGTTGAAAGTATTGATTTGAGCACTTTTATGCAAAGAATTAGCGGAAGTGAGCTTGTGTTTTTACTTTCTTTTTTTGGCTTTTTATGGCTTTTAAAAAAGCATAAGGTAATGCTTTTAACCCTACCTATGCTTTTACTTGGCTTTTTAGCACTTAGGGGAGGGCTTAGATTTACGATTTATGCTGTGCCTATTATGGCACTTGGTTTTGGTTTTTTAAGCGTTCAACTTTTAAGCTTAATCCAAAAAATGCGTCCTTTAAAAGAGGCTAGAAAATTAAGAATATTCTTTTACGCAGTATTTCCGCTTTTTGTGCTTTTGCTTGGGGTTTATTTTTATCTTAGTCAAAGTGCTATTTATGAGAGTATGGGAGTGGAATTTCAAAAGAGCTTTGTGAGCTTTTTTATAGAGGATAGTTTGCTTTTTTCTTTGCTAATTTTAATGATTTTTACACCTTTGGTTTTCGAGCTTTTGTGGAGAAAAAAGGATATTCGCTTTGTATGTAGCTTTTATATTATGGGGGTTTTGCTTTTTTCTTTATGGGCGAATTTAAGTCATATTTATAATTATAGAGCACACACGGTTTTTAGTTATAACGAAGCGGCAATTTTAGATAGTCTTAAAGATAGAGTTTCTAGGGAGGATTATGTGGTAGCGTGGTGGGATTATGGTTATCCTATTCGCTATTATAGTGATGTAAAGACCTTAGCTGATGGGGGTAAGCATTTGGGTAAGGATAATTTTTTCCCTTCTTTTGTGCTAAGTCAAAATCCACGCGCAGCGGCAAATATGGCAAGACTTAGTGTAGAATACACAGAAAAAGGTTTTAAAACACCTTATAACGACCTTTTGGAAGCGATGATGAAAGATTATAATTTTAATAATGTGAATTTATTTTTAGCTGCACTTGCTAAAAGGGATTTTGAGATACAAACGCCTAAAACTAGGGATATTTACATTTATATGCCAGCTCGTATGGCGGCGATTTTTGGCACGGTGGCGAGTTTTTCTCATATGAGTTTAGAAACGGGTGAGCTTGAAAATCCTTTTGTTTATAGTGTGGCGTATTATTTGGGAAATGAGGACGGCAAACTTGTCTTAAGTAATAATATGCTCCTTCATAGCGATTTTAGAAGTTTTGATCTTAATGGCAAGAATTATGCTATTAATTCTTTAGTGGAATTTACTTCGGTGCAGCAAAAATATTATAGCGTAGTGGAGATTGATAAAAATGCGAAATATTATCTCTTTCACATCAAAGACGCTAATATCCCTAATGTGCAGTTTATTTTAATGGATAAGGCGATGTATGAGAGTGCTTTCGTGCAAATGTTTTTCTTTGGTAAATATGATGAAAGTTTGTATGAATTAATTGTGGATAGTAAAGAAGCAAAGGTGTATAAATTAAAATTATGA
- the pglA gene encoding N,N'-diacetylbacillosaminyl-diphospho-undecaprenol alpha-1,3-N-acetylgalactosaminyltransferase, with protein MRVGFLSHAGASVYHFRAPIIKALKARGDEVFILVPNDEYAKRLEELECPIIFYELKRSSLNPFVVIKNFLHLKKVLQSLNLELLQTSAHKSNTFGIFAAYFAKIPHKFALVEGLGSFYIDTSFKSALVRLNINFLYKLAFKCANKFIFVNESNAKFMRDLGLKEEKICVIKSVGINLKKFFPLPISKEQKHAFLNTHKMPDKPIVLMIARALWHKGVREFYEVAELLKERANFIFVGGRDDNISCASLEFLKNKAVFYLGARGDVVDLIRLCDVFVLPSYKEGFPVTIMEAKACAKACVVSDCEGCVEAISNAYDGLWAKTADVKDLAEKINLLLDDEKLRANLAQNAAKEALKYDENEIARKYLKLYDESVKNV; from the coding sequence ATGAGAGTAGGATTTTTAAGCCACGCGGGTGCGAGTGTGTATCATTTTAGAGCACCCATTATTAAAGCTTTAAAGGCTAGGGGTGATGAGGTGTTTATCTTAGTGCCAAATGATGAATATGCTAAGAGGCTTGAAGAGCTTGAATGTCCCATTATTTTTTATGAGTTAAAACGCTCAAGCCTTAATCCTTTTGTGGTGATAAAAAATTTCTTACACCTTAAAAAAGTTCTTCAAAGTTTGAATTTAGAGCTTTTGCAAACAAGTGCACACAAAAGTAATACCTTTGGAATTTTCGCTGCATATTTTGCTAAAATCCCTCATAAATTCGCACTTGTTGAGGGGCTTGGCTCTTTTTACATCGATACGAGTTTTAAAAGTGCTTTGGTGCGTTTAAATATTAATTTTCTTTATAAATTAGCCTTTAAATGTGCGAATAAATTTATCTTTGTCAATGAAAGCAATGCTAAATTTATGAGAGATTTAGGCTTAAAAGAGGAAAAAATTTGCGTGATTAAGTCCGTTGGCATTAATCTTAAAAAATTTTTTCCCTTGCCTATCTCAAAAGAGCAAAAACACGCCTTTTTAAACACGCACAAAATGCCTGATAAACCCATAGTTTTGATGATAGCTAGAGCCTTGTGGCATAAGGGCGTGAGAGAATTTTATGAAGTGGCAGAGCTTTTAAAAGAAAGAGCAAATTTCATCTTTGTAGGAGGAAGAGATGATAATATCTCCTGTGCGAGTTTGGAATTTCTTAAAAATAAAGCGGTGTTTTACTTGGGTGCTAGGGGCGATGTGGTTGATTTAATAAGGCTTTGCGATGTGTTTGTTTTGCCAAGCTATAAAGAGGGCTTTCCTGTTACCATTATGGAGGCTAAGGCTTGTGCTAAGGCTTGTGTGGTGAGTGATTGCGAGGGGTGCGTGGAGGCTATTTCTAATGCTTATGATGGACTTTGGGCTAAAACAGCTGATGTGAAAGATTTGGCAGAAAAAATTAACCTGCTTTTAGATGATGAAAAATTAAGAGCAAATTTGGCACAAAATGCCGCTAAAGAGGCTTTAAAATACGATGAAAATGAGATAGCTAGGAAGTATTTAAAACTTTATGATGAAAGTGTAAAAAATGTATGA
- the pglC gene encoding undecaprenyl phosphate N,N'-diacetylbacillosamine 1-phosphate transferase, whose translation MYENVIKRAFDFVLALVLLLLFLPVILLTALFLKITQKSVIFTQLRPGKDEKPFVIYKFKTMSDERDEKGELLPDELRLKSFGKLVRSLSLDELLQLFNVLKGDMSFVGPRPLLMEYLNLYNARQKLRHRVRPGITGWAQVNGRNNISWERKFELDVYYVEHISFFLDLKILCLTAFKVLKRSGVSKEGQATTEKFNGKN comes from the coding sequence ATGTATGAAAATGTGATAAAAAGGGCGTTTGATTTTGTTTTGGCTTTGGTGCTTTTACTGCTTTTTTTACCTGTGATTTTGCTGACAGCCTTATTTCTTAAAATCACACAAAAAAGCGTGATTTTCACGCAGCTTAGACCGGGAAAAGATGAAAAGCCCTTTGTGATTTATAAATTTAAAACAATGAGCGATGAAAGAGATGAAAAAGGCGAACTTTTACCTGATGAGTTGCGTTTAAAGTCTTTTGGTAAGCTTGTAAGAAGCCTTAGTTTAGATGAGCTTTTGCAACTTTTTAATGTGCTAAAGGGTGATATGAGTTTTGTGGGACCTAGACCTTTGTTAATGGAGTATCTAAACCTTTATAATGCAAGGCAAAAATTAAGACATAGGGTAAGACCGGGTATCACGGGCTGGGCACAGGTGAATGGGCGTAATAATATCTCTTGGGAGAGGAAATTTGAGCTTGATGTATATTATGTCGAGCATATTTCCTTTTTTTTAGATTTGAAAATTCTTTGTTTAACTGCCTTTAAGGTGCTAAAACGAAGCGGAGTGAGTAAAGAGGGACAAGCCACAACGGAGAAATTTAATGGAAAGAACTAA
- the pglD gene encoding UDP-N-acetylbacillosamine N-acetyltransferase: MERTKKIYIYGAGGHGLVCADVAFDVGYEEVIFLDDYKGLAFNKELENFDIFIAIGTNEIREKIFQKVEQCGFNIVNLIHKSAIISQSAKIAKSGVLVMPKVVVNAGASVGKGVILNTACVIEHECEIGDFSHISVGAKCAGNVKVGKFCLMGINSAILPNLSLCDESILGGGALLTKDAKEKGIYVGVPARKN; encoded by the coding sequence ATGGAAAGAACTAAAAAAATTTATATTTATGGAGCAGGCGGACACGGGCTTGTGTGTGCAGATGTCGCTTTTGATGTGGGTTATGAGGAAGTGATATTTTTGGACGATTATAAGGGCTTGGCATTTAACAAAGAGCTTGAGAACTTTGACATTTTTATTGCCATAGGCACAAATGAAATTCGTGAAAAAATCTTTCAAAAGGTCGAGCAATGTGGCTTTAATATAGTAAATTTAATTCACAAAAGTGCTATCATTAGTCAAAGTGCGAAGATAGCAAAAAGTGGGGTTTTGGTTATGCCTAAAGTTGTGGTTAATGCTGGAGCTAGTGTGGGGAAGGGCGTGATTTTAAATACGGCTTGTGTGATTGAGCATGAGTGTGAGATAGGGGATTTTTCTCATATTAGTGTGGGGGCAAAGTGTGCGGGAAATGTTAAGGTAGGAAAATTCTGTTTGATGGGGATAAATTCTGCCATTTTGCCAAATTTAAGCTTGTGTGATGAGAGCATTTTAGGAGGAGGAGCGCTTTTGACTAAAGATGCGAAAGAAAAGGGCATTTATGTGGGTGTTCCTGCGAGGAAAAATTAA
- a CDS encoding c-type cytochrome, whose translation MRGFFFVILSLNLAFGADFITPKEYAKMLYENPRGISCKKCHGAEGKGQILGYYTHKDKKKAYEIPNIQNLSFERFKEALTKEQDVKSIMPTYSLTNDEINALYNYIKQVSKEK comes from the coding sequence ATGCGAGGGTTTTTCTTTGTAATTTTGAGTTTAAATTTAGCGTTTGGTGCAGATTTTATCACGCCAAAAGAATATGCAAAAATGCTTTATGAAAATCCAAGAGGCATTAGTTGTAAAAAATGCCACGGAGCTGAAGGCAAGGGGCAAATTTTGGGTTATTACACGCATAAGGATAAAAAAAAGGCTTATGAAATTCCTAATATTCAAAATTTAAGTTTCGAGCGTTTTAAGGAGGCTTTAACTAAGGAGCAAGATGTTAAGTCTATAATGCCAACTTATTCATTAACCAACGATGAGATAAATGCTTTATATAATTATATTAAACAAGTTAGCAAGGAGAAATGA
- the hemL gene encoding glutamate-1-semialdehyde 2,1-aminomutase, whose product MTNKAAFKEALDFIAGGVNSPVRAFASVGGEPCFIAEGKGAYIKDIEGKRYIDFVQSWGPLLFGHCDKDIIKACKKSLKKGTSFGAPTLSESVLAKLVLENFSHLDKIRFVNSGTEATMSAIRLARGFTKREKILKFEGCYHGHSDSLLVSAGSGAATFNAPSSLGVLNEVAKQTLVAKYNDIGSVKELFEKHKEEIACVIIEPIAGNMGLVLGEQEFLEELARLCKQNGTLLIFDEVMSGFRASFLGSFGINKIKADIVTFGKVIGGGLPAAAFAARAEIMDILSPLGGVYQAGTLSGNPLAMAAGIASISKAKKDKELYKRLARLAKILTQGLSELAKERGVPFSATFVGSMFGYFFTENPVKNYQDALRSNLKLFAKFHQNMLKQGIYLVPSQFETGFICDKMNEKMMIKTLEAARKSFKAL is encoded by the coding sequence ATGACAAACAAAGCAGCATTTAAAGAGGCTTTAGACTTTATAGCAGGTGGGGTGAATTCGCCTGTGAGGGCTTTTGCGAGTGTGGGGGGTGAGCCTTGTTTTATCGCGGAGGGTAAGGGTGCTTACATCAAGGACATAGAGGGAAAGCGTTATATAGATTTCGTGCAAAGCTGGGGACCCTTGCTGTTTGGACATTGCGATAAGGACATAATAAAAGCTTGTAAAAAGTCTCTTAAAAAAGGCACAAGCTTTGGAGCGCCGACTTTGAGTGAAAGTGTTTTGGCTAAACTTGTGCTTGAAAACTTTTCGCATTTAGATAAAATCCGTTTTGTAAATAGTGGCACAGAGGCGACAATGAGTGCGATTCGCCTAGCACGTGGTTTTACAAAAAGAGAGAAAATTCTTAAATTTGAGGGTTGTTATCACGGACATAGCGATTCTTTACTTGTGAGTGCGGGAAGTGGGGCAGCGACTTTTAATGCTCCTAGTTCTTTGGGTGTTTTAAATGAAGTCGCTAAACAAACCTTAGTTGCAAAATATAATGATATAGGGAGCGTGAAAGAGCTTTTTGAAAAGCATAAAGAGGAAATTGCCTGTGTGATTATTGAGCCTATCGCTGGTAATATGGGGCTTGTTTTAGGGGAGCAGGAATTTTTAGAAGAACTTGCTAGGCTTTGTAAGCAAAATGGCACTTTGTTGATTTTTGATGAGGTTATGAGTGGCTTTAGAGCTTCGTTTTTAGGCTCTTTTGGGATAAATAAAATTAAAGCCGATATTGTAACCTTTGGTAAGGTTATAGGTGGGGGCTTACCTGCGGCAGCTTTTGCGGCAAGGGCCGAGATAATGGACATTTTAAGCCCTTTAGGAGGTGTGTATCAAGCAGGAACTTTAAGTGGCAATCCTTTGGCAATGGCAGCTGGCATAGCTAGCATTTCAAAAGCGAAAAAGGACAAGGAGCTTTATAAAAGACTGGCAAGACTTGCTAAAATTTTAACGCAAGGCTTAAGTGAGTTGGCAAAGGAAAGAGGAGTGCCTTTTAGTGCGACTTTTGTGGGGTCGATGTTTGGCTATTTTTTTACAGAAAATCCTGTCAAAAATTATCAAGATGCTTTAAGGTCAAATTTAAAGCTTTTTGCTAAGTTTCATCAAAATATGCTAAAGCAAGGAATTTATTTAGTCCCTTCGCAGTTTGAAACAGGTTTTATCTGCGACAAAATGAATGAGAAGATGATGATAAAAACCCTAGAAGCCGCTAGAAAGAGTTTTAAAGCCCTATGA
- a CDS encoding AtpZ/AtpI family protein has protein sequence MRKVFIRKGLEAADGLSLGISMVVAVLLGVGLGFLLKNITPWLFWVGVFIGVAAAILNVYKAYKAQIKSYEEFEKRDTLIQESLKKE, from the coding sequence ATGAGAAAAGTTTTTATTCGCAAGGGCTTAGAGGCAGCTGATGGTTTAAGTCTTGGCATTTCTATGGTTGTAGCGGTTTTGCTAGGCGTTGGGCTTGGTTTTTTACTGAAAAATATCACGCCCTGGCTGTTTTGGGTGGGTGTTTTTATCGGCGTAGCTGCGGCGATTTTAAATGTTTATAAGGCTTATAAGGCACAGATTAAAAGCTATGAGGAATTTGAAAAACGCGACACTTTGATACAAGAAAGCCTTAAAAAAGAGTGA
- a CDS encoding MFS transporter, whose protein sequence is MSSAKRIIKSMTALFFGMGFLFAGNALIISSIGVILKHNGASSFAVGIVSACFFIGAMCGTIFSQKIISRIGHIRSFGLFGAIFGISAMLHSLSENLIFWAFLRFLIGICYYSLLMIIESWLNEKAKNAVRSRILAFYELVFYLSFGVGILIIAFDLDPHAVFIISAALILFSSLPLNLIKIKEPLLPKASEVSIPKVFDIAPLAIMTSFVAGLLINGFFSMASLFILLQNYDAKVVSYFMFCAIMGGFIAQMFIGVISDKMGRKIAIMLCASIGFATMLCYAFFTLHLYLQYVLAIFLGMGIFCLYALALARANDMLQDKGRAVELGRGVLFCYSLGSLLAPLILGVLMEYYGFRGFVWFYVILLGTLILFALNKPNILNKKFKKNLGNAVIFND, encoded by the coding sequence ATGAGTAGTGCAAAAAGAATTATTAAGTCAATGACAGCCCTTTTTTTTGGTATGGGTTTTTTATTCGCCGGAAATGCTTTAATTATAAGCTCCATAGGCGTGATTTTAAAGCATAATGGTGCAAGTTCTTTTGCTGTGGGCATTGTGAGTGCTTGTTTTTTTATAGGGGCGATGTGCGGGACGATTTTTTCGCAAAAAATCATTTCACGCATAGGACATATCCGTTCTTTTGGGCTTTTTGGGGCTATTTTTGGCATTTCTGCGATGCTACATAGCTTAAGTGAAAATTTGATATTTTGGGCATTTTTACGCTTTTTGATAGGAATTTGTTATTATAGTTTGCTAATGATTATAGAATCATGGCTTAATGAAAAGGCTAAAAATGCCGTTAGGTCGCGTATTTTAGCCTTTTATGAGCTTGTTTTTTATCTTTCTTTTGGAGTGGGGATTTTAATCATTGCTTTTGATTTAGACCCTCACGCTGTTTTTATCATTTCGGCGGCTTTGATTTTATTTTCTTCTTTGCCGCTTAATTTAATTAAAATTAAGGAGCCACTTTTGCCAAAAGCGAGTGAGGTTTCTATCCCTAAGGTTTTTGATATTGCTCCTTTGGCGATTATGACGAGTTTTGTTGCAGGACTTTTAATTAATGGCTTTTTTTCTATGGCATCTTTGTTTATACTGCTTCAAAATTATGATGCTAAGGTTGTTTCTTATTTTATGTTTTGTGCCATTATGGGAGGATTTATCGCACAAATGTTCATCGGTGTGATTAGTGATAAGATGGGGCGTAAAATCGCCATTATGCTTTGTGCTAGTATAGGCTTTGCGACTATGCTTTGCTATGCTTTTTTCACATTACATCTTTATTTGCAATATGTCCTTGCCATTTTTTTAGGTATGGGAATTTTTTGCCTTTACGCCTTGGCTTTGGCAAGAGCTAATGATATGTTGCAAGATAAGGGTAGGGCGGTAGAGCTTGGTAGGGGGGTGCTTTTTTGCTATTCTTTAGGCTCTTTGCTTGCTCCACTTATTTTGGGTGTTTTGATGGAGTATTATGGTTTTAGGGGTTTTGTGTGGTTTTATGTTATTTTACTTGGGACATTAATTCTTTTTGCACTTAATAAGCCAAATATTTTAAATAAGAAATTTAAGAAAAATCTTGGTAATGCGGTGATTTTTAATGATTAA